One genomic segment of Centropristis striata isolate RG_2023a ecotype Rhode Island chromosome 11, C.striata_1.0, whole genome shotgun sequence includes these proteins:
- the vapal gene encoding VAMP (vesicle-associated membrane protein)-associated protein A, like encodes MSKLDQILILDPPSDLRFKGPFTDVVTTNLKLKNPSDRKVCFKVKTTAPRRYCVRPNSGVIDAGATVIISVMLQPFDYDPNEKSKHKFMVQTIFAPSTVSDMDSLWKDAKPDDLMDSKLRCVFELPSENDKVNDVEATKAAPVMNSAKADSSAATVPVSASLDDTEMKKVLEKCKRLQSEMNKLADENRQLKDEGIRMRKVPRSDHMTSNSTSLLGRETSTASLPSLLVVIAAIFIGFFLGKFIL; translated from the exons ATGTCAAAGTTGGATCAGATTCTTATCCTCGACCCTCCCTCCGACCTCAGATTTAAAG GTCCTTTCACAGATGTAGTCACCACCAACCTCAAACTGAAGAACCCTTCTGACAGAAAAGTGTGTTTCAAAGTGAAGACCACCGCGCCGCGCAGATACTGTGTACGGCCAAACAGCGGTGTCATCGATGCCGGAGCAACTGTCATTATTTCTg TCATGCTACAGCCCTTTGACTATGACCCCAACGAGAAAAGTAAACATAAATTCATGGTGCAGACGATTTTCGCCCCTTCAACTGTTTCTGACATGGATTCATTG TGGAAAGATGCAAAACCCGATGATCTCATGGATTCCAAGCTGAGATGTGTCTTCGAGCTGCCTTCTGAAAATGATAAAGTG AATGACGTGGAGGCGACCAAAGCGGCCCCGGTGATGAACTCTGCAAAGGCCGACTCATCAGCAGCCACGGTGCCTGTCTCTGCCTCACTGGACGATACAGAGATGAAGAAAGTGCTGGAGAAGTGCAAGAGGCTGCAGTCTGAGATGAACAAGCTGGCTGATGAGAACCGGCAATTAAAG GATGAAGGTATTAGAATGAGGAAGGTACCTCGCTCGGACCACATGACATCAAACTCAACTAGCCTCCTCGGGCGAGAAACCAGCACCGCCTCCCTGCCCTCCCTCCTCGTCGTCATAGCAGCCATCTTCATCGGATTCTTCCTAGGGAAGTTCATCTTGTAG